In Chromobacterium rhizoryzae, one genomic interval encodes:
- a CDS encoding response regulator: MDDHPSVLSGLEHALQGQRSIRVAGKANSATALWDMLASQPCDVLVSDYSMPGCESGDGAAMFERLRRLYPELGIVVLTMMDNALVVRSLRGLGIHCILSKSDAIEHLLPAVYGAMAKTAYFSPAVERLLEADHLAQPADKRALTAREAEVVRLFVAGLTVNDIAAKLKRSKQTISTQKASAMRKLGAERDADLLLLFKP, from the coding sequence GTGGATGATCATCCCTCGGTGCTCAGCGGCTTGGAGCACGCCTTGCAAGGGCAGCGCTCCATCCGCGTGGCGGGCAAGGCCAATAGCGCCACCGCTCTGTGGGACATGCTGGCCAGCCAGCCTTGCGACGTGCTGGTGTCCGATTACTCCATGCCCGGCTGTGAATCCGGCGACGGCGCGGCCATGTTCGAGCGCTTGCGCCGGCTGTACCCGGAACTGGGCATCGTGGTGCTCACCATGATGGACAACGCCCTGGTGGTGCGCTCGCTGCGCGGCCTGGGCATTCACTGCATCCTGAGCAAATCCGACGCCATCGAGCACCTATTGCCGGCGGTGTACGGCGCCATGGCCAAAACGGCCTACTTCTCCCCGGCGGTGGAGCGTTTGCTGGAGGCCGACCACCTGGCCCAGCCCGCCGACAAGCGCGCCTTGACCGCGCGCGAAGCCGAAGTGGTGCGGCTCTTCGTCGCCGGCCTGACGGTGAACGACATCGCGGCCAAACTCAAGCGCAGCAAGCAAACCATCAGCACCCAGAAGGCCAGCGCCATGCGTAAACTGGGCGCGGAGCGCGACGCGGACCTGCTGCTGCTGTTCAAGCCCTGA
- a CDS encoding fimbria/pilus chaperone family protein, translating to MGRLKKRVVVGWCIAILGVAANCMAGGMQPATSVLLLNEADVAGAMLLQNTDKRPLLLYSKIENLPEDEGEKPLVMLTPPVARVEAGEWQQVRFMLQLKKPLQTQRLKRVIFEGIPQKSRADRAQVAIAVRQNLPLVIHPKGLPVNREPWKLLKWSLSDGQLTLANDSPYVVRMAQVVNLQPQGTAVQLERSYVLPGQTLSFPVTDTGAEAVRLYPATLYGFSVDSYDAPLTAKAG from the coding sequence ATGGGTAGGTTGAAAAAAAGAGTAGTAGTGGGCTGGTGTATTGCCATATTGGGAGTCGCCGCTAACTGTATGGCGGGAGGTATGCAGCCAGCTACTTCGGTCTTGTTGCTAAATGAAGCCGATGTTGCTGGTGCCATGTTGTTGCAAAATACCGATAAGCGGCCCTTGCTTTTGTACTCAAAAATTGAAAACCTGCCGGAGGATGAGGGCGAGAAGCCGTTGGTGATGTTGACGCCGCCTGTGGCTAGAGTTGAGGCTGGGGAGTGGCAACAAGTGCGCTTTATGTTGCAGCTTAAAAAACCTTTGCAAACGCAGCGTTTGAAGCGCGTGATTTTTGAGGGGATACCACAAAAATCAAGAGCGGATCGAGCGCAAGTGGCGATTGCAGTACGGCAAAACCTCCCATTGGTGATTCACCCAAAGGGCTTGCCGGTAAACCGCGAACCATGGAAATTATTAAAGTGGTCCTTGAGTGACGGCCAGCTGACATTGGCAAACGACAGTCCTTATGTGGTGCGGATGGCTCAGGTCGTGAATCTCCAGCCGCAGGGCACCGCAGTGCAATTGGAGCGCAGCTATGTGTTGCCGGGGCAGACGCTGTCGTTCCCGGTTACGGATACCGGGGCCGAGGCAGTTAGGCTGTACCCGGCCACTCTGTACGGCTTCAGCGTGGACAGCTACGACGCGCCGTTGACGGCCAAGGCCGGCTAA
- a CDS encoding aspartate/glutamate racemase family protein — protein MRTLGLLGGISWVSTLDYYRYLNEGVNTALGGLNFAECVVYSLNFNDIQQRGWDDWEHTYALLLKGCLHLKAAGAEAIVLCANTAHVVAERLETAAGLPIIHIAAATAREVAKQRLRTVGLLGTQFTMELPFFRDKMRQNGIETLIPEAQHTRAFIQRTLRDELGRGVASPATKAAYLEAIQQLIARGAEGIVFGCTELPLLLSQADVPVPVFDTTRIHVEAALEFALADAAGRR, from the coding sequence ATGAGAACCCTCGGCCTGCTGGGCGGCATCAGTTGGGTATCGACGCTGGATTACTATCGCTATCTGAACGAAGGCGTCAACACCGCCCTGGGCGGCCTCAATTTTGCCGAGTGCGTCGTCTACTCGCTGAATTTCAACGATATCCAGCAGCGCGGCTGGGACGACTGGGAGCACACCTATGCGCTGCTGCTCAAAGGCTGCCTGCATTTAAAAGCCGCCGGGGCCGAGGCCATCGTGCTGTGCGCCAATACCGCGCACGTCGTGGCCGAGCGCCTGGAAACGGCCGCGGGCCTCCCCATCATCCATATCGCCGCCGCCACGGCGCGGGAAGTCGCCAAGCAGCGGCTGCGGACCGTCGGCCTGCTCGGCACTCAATTCACCATGGAGCTGCCGTTTTTCCGGGACAAGATGCGGCAAAACGGCATTGAGACCTTGATCCCGGAGGCTCAGCACACCCGCGCTTTCATTCAGCGCACCCTGCGCGACGAGCTGGGCCGCGGCGTGGCGTCGCCGGCCACCAAGGCCGCTTATCTGGAGGCGATCCAACAGTTGATAGCGCGCGGCGCCGAGGGCATCGTCTTCGGCTGCACCGAGCTTCCGCTGCTGTTGAGCCAGGCCGACGTGCCGGTGCCGGTGTTCGACACCACCCGGATTCATGTCGAGGCCGCGCTTGAGTTCGCGCTCGCGGACGCCGCTGGCCGGCGATAG
- a CDS encoding alpha/beta hydrolase, which translates to MDFAWPERRQAGEHGVYIELGALLMAGGVSKSGVRMGAFKRILALLAAVLLALSLWELAQRYFILSPSYQTGKTPQDYGVTYQETWLPVAKTEGGGLVHAWWLPAESSAAPAVLFLHGNDSTLHTDVDLILSLRRLGLAVMAIDYRGYGDGAWYLPSQRSVYTDARVAWQAFKKLVPEASKHLVYGHSLGGAIAMDMAAVSLGVDGVIIDGGFLSVADIAKSYTASWLPFDALIRHNFSSYSKLPAIAAPKLFIHCSGDEVVPMELGERLYQLSPQPKAKLFMQGGDHDACYRSDSAAWGGVIKGFLKNAESYGP; encoded by the coding sequence TTGGATTTCGCCTGGCCTGAAAGACGGCAAGCAGGCGAGCATGGCGTTTATATTGAACTGGGTGCTCTGTTGATGGCGGGTGGCGTTTCAAAGTCTGGTGTGCGCATGGGCGCGTTTAAAAGAATCCTGGCCTTGTTGGCCGCCGTTTTGCTGGCGCTGAGCTTATGGGAGCTGGCGCAGCGATACTTCATCCTCAGCCCCTCGTATCAAACCGGCAAAACCCCGCAAGATTACGGGGTGACTTACCAGGAAACCTGGCTGCCGGTCGCCAAGACGGAAGGCGGCGGCCTGGTGCATGCATGGTGGTTGCCGGCCGAATCGTCCGCCGCGCCGGCGGTGCTGTTCTTGCACGGCAACGACAGCACGCTGCACACCGATGTCGATTTAATCCTCAGCCTGCGTCGGCTGGGCCTGGCGGTGATGGCGATCGACTACCGCGGCTACGGCGACGGCGCCTGGTATCTGCCCTCGCAGCGTTCGGTCTACACCGATGCCAGGGTGGCCTGGCAGGCCTTCAAGAAGCTGGTGCCGGAGGCGTCCAAGCACCTGGTGTACGGCCACTCGCTGGGCGGGGCCATCGCCATGGATATGGCGGCGGTGTCGCTGGGCGTGGACGGAGTGATTATCGACGGCGGCTTCTTGTCCGTCGCGGACATCGCCAAATCCTATACCGCCTCATGGCTGCCGTTTGACGCGCTGATCCGCCATAACTTCTCCTCCTATTCCAAACTGCCGGCCATTGCCGCGCCGAAACTATTCATCCATTGCTCTGGAGATGAAGTGGTGCCGATGGAGTTGGGTGAACGTCTATATCAACTCAGTCCTCAGCCTAAAGCCAAGTTGTTTATGCAAGGGGGTGATCATGATGCTTGTTATCGGAGTGATAGTGCTGCGTGGGGTGGTGTAATTAAGGGTTTTTTAAAAAATGCTGAATCTTATGGGCCTTGA
- a CDS encoding hybrid sensor histidine kinase/response regulator has protein sequence MRNSSQPSPQSQPLSRLRRIQRITLFGGGVAISLALLALTLLTLWLAGKEMLADRHRMFDAENTTLKVLLRGHAIDLHHQVSQAETAWKALPKASPALQRQFTAQNGEAWLQASQAHPPMLALGKLSAPYPAPRFEPYLALAEHAASAMCGGDCELRKSVTVSLYSPDQRFLAIISPSFSSAAPAQLGSKETLWQRTFTNMPNPTAANGQAGRQPAWLAAVAAPLTRRPAIRLAQAAVVDGAPVAVFVRDIRIDNLLNTWRPDISDETTLLASPMGPLHISFGWQAQQGVKLIARLRAMDLPVINDAVSDIQYRDGLFILRARLPTPGWVHIQVFPWYSLLNDLRLPLIIDLSTLLVALTCLWTFILLLDRKIFKPAFSNAQRIFESENLNRIMVDTAPSGLTLLSIADGTVLLENEVMRQWTRMGSIARSSLHLQLLDTHQTASPLGTTPCHRDIQFELADGSAMELHSTTMATHYQGIRVLLCNVVDITPRKALERQLESARQTAEAASQAKSSFVAMVSHEIRTPLHAIVSSLDLLGRAQLAAPQQQRLAVANHSSQALLAIINDILDLSKVESGLMSVERIPFDLAALGREAAASMEPLARAKGLEFSCMIDAQLAPAYLGDPGRVRQIMLNLLGNAIKFTLSGEVLLEVYPQDDDRADSPVRIGVTDSGVGIPAEYHDQVFTEFSQADASITRRFGGTGLGLSLCKKLAELLAGTIEFTSTPGVGSTFVVTLPLPPCAAAPAAEPPAVAAGPAAPAARILVVDDHPAIRALIQDQLRELGHQADTAANGAAALALAARQAYALVLTDLSMPDISGYSLARALRDSGFAAPIVAITAQAGSAEQPLCAQAGIDELMLKPFTLEELDRVIRKRLALRPAEDRPAARPPAPLSAARRAELLDALDHSLQLMRQALEQMDSAPLTQQLHATKGAFAMAGLAPVAELCTEIEQAVAAGLREETGALLDRLEALAHARL, from the coding sequence ATGCGCAACTCAAGCCAGCCCTCCCCTCAAAGCCAGCCGCTCAGCCGCCTGCGGCGCATCCAGCGCATTACTTTGTTTGGCGGGGGCGTCGCCATTTCTCTGGCGCTGCTGGCTTTGACTTTGCTGACGCTCTGGCTGGCCGGCAAGGAAATGCTGGCGGACCGGCACCGGATGTTCGATGCGGAAAATACGACGCTGAAGGTACTGCTCAGAGGGCATGCGATCGATCTCCACCACCAGGTTAGCCAGGCCGAGACGGCATGGAAGGCGCTGCCCAAAGCCAGCCCGGCGCTGCAGCGCCAATTCACCGCGCAGAATGGGGAAGCCTGGCTGCAAGCCTCCCAGGCTCACCCTCCGATGCTGGCCTTGGGCAAGCTCTCCGCCCCCTACCCGGCCCCCCGTTTCGAGCCTTATCTGGCGCTGGCGGAACATGCCGCCAGCGCGATGTGCGGCGGCGATTGCGAGTTGAGAAAATCGGTAACCGTTTCTTTGTATAGTCCGGACCAGCGGTTTCTGGCGATTATCTCCCCCAGCTTCTCCTCTGCGGCGCCCGCCCAGCTAGGCAGCAAAGAAACGCTCTGGCAAAGGACTTTCACCAATATGCCCAATCCAACGGCCGCCAACGGCCAAGCCGGCCGTCAGCCGGCTTGGCTGGCCGCCGTCGCCGCGCCGCTGACCCGCCGGCCCGCCATCCGTCTGGCGCAGGCCGCCGTGGTGGACGGCGCGCCTGTCGCCGTGTTCGTCAGGGATATCCGCATCGATAACTTGCTGAATACCTGGCGGCCGGACATCAGCGATGAAACCACCTTGCTCGCCAGTCCTATGGGGCCGCTTCACATCAGCTTTGGCTGGCAAGCGCAGCAAGGCGTGAAGCTGATCGCAAGGCTCCGCGCCATGGACCTGCCCGTAATCAACGACGCGGTATCCGATATCCAGTATCGCGACGGCCTGTTCATCCTCCGCGCCCGTCTGCCCACCCCGGGCTGGGTTCATATTCAAGTCTTCCCATGGTATAGCCTGCTGAATGATTTGAGGCTGCCGCTGATCATTGATCTCAGCACGCTGCTGGTTGCCTTGACTTGCTTATGGACCTTCATTCTGTTGCTGGATCGCAAGATCTTCAAACCGGCTTTTTCCAACGCCCAGCGCATTTTTGAAAGCGAGAACCTGAACCGCATCATGGTGGACACCGCGCCCTCGGGCCTGACGCTGCTGTCCATCGCGGACGGCACGGTGCTGCTGGAAAACGAGGTGATGCGGCAATGGACGCGGATGGGTTCAATTGCCCGCTCGTCCCTGCACCTGCAGTTGCTGGACACCCACCAGACCGCGTCCCCGCTCGGCACCACGCCTTGCCACCGGGACATCCAGTTTGAGCTGGCGGACGGCAGCGCCATGGAGCTGCACAGCACCACCATGGCCACGCATTACCAGGGCATCCGGGTTCTGCTGTGCAATGTGGTGGACATTACCCCGCGCAAGGCGCTGGAGCGCCAGCTGGAAAGCGCGCGCCAAACGGCGGAGGCGGCCAGCCAGGCGAAATCTTCCTTTGTGGCCATGGTCAGCCATGAAATCCGCACCCCGCTGCACGCCATCGTCAGCAGCCTGGATTTGCTCGGCCGCGCCCAACTGGCCGCGCCGCAACAACAGCGCCTGGCGGTAGCCAATCATTCGTCCCAGGCCTTGCTGGCCATCATCAACGACATTCTGGACTTGTCCAAGGTGGAGTCCGGGCTGATGAGCGTGGAGCGGATTCCCTTCGATCTGGCCGCGCTCGGCCGCGAAGCGGCGGCCAGCATGGAGCCGTTGGCCCGCGCCAAGGGCCTGGAATTCTCCTGCATGATAGACGCGCAATTGGCGCCGGCTTATCTGGGCGATCCCGGCCGCGTCCGGCAGATCATGCTGAATCTGCTGGGCAACGCGATCAAGTTCACGCTCAGCGGCGAGGTGTTGCTGGAGGTCTATCCGCAGGATGACGACCGCGCGGATTCGCCGGTGCGCATTGGCGTGACGGACAGCGGCGTGGGCATCCCCGCCGAGTACCACGACCAGGTGTTCACCGAGTTTTCCCAGGCGGACGCCTCCATCACCCGCCGCTTCGGCGGCACCGGCCTGGGCCTGTCGCTCTGCAAGAAACTGGCGGAATTGCTGGCGGGCACGATTGAATTCACCTCCACTCCCGGGGTGGGCAGCACCTTCGTCGTGACCCTGCCCTTGCCGCCCTGCGCCGCCGCGCCGGCTGCCGAGCCGCCCGCCGTCGCGGCCGGCCCGGCCGCGCCGGCGGCCCGCATCCTGGTGGTGGACGACCACCCGGCGATCCGGGCGCTCATCCAGGACCAGCTCCGCGAGCTGGGCCATCAGGCGGACACCGCCGCCAACGGCGCCGCCGCGCTGGCGCTGGCCGCCCGTCAGGCCTACGCCCTGGTGCTGACCGATCTGAGCATGCCTGACATCAGCGGTTACAGCCTGGCCCGGGCGCTACGCGACAGCGGCTTCGCCGCCCCCATCGTCGCCATCACCGCGCAGGCCGGCAGCGCGGAACAGCCGCTCTGCGCGCAAGCCGGCATCGACGAGCTCATGCTCAAGCCCTTTACCCTGGAGGAGCTGGACCGCGTGATCCGCAAACGCCTGGCCTTGCGCCCCGCCGAAGACCGCCCGGCCGCCAGACCGCCCGCGCCCTTGTCCGCCGCCCGGCGCGCCGAACTGCTGGACGCGCTGGATCATTCCCTGCAGCTGATGAGGCAAGCTTTGGAGCAGATGGACTCCGCCCCGCTGACGCAGCAGTTGCACGCCACCAAGGGGGCTTTCGCCATGGCCGGCTTGGCGCCGGTGGCGGAGCTGTGTACGGAAATCGAGCAAGCGGTGGCGGCCGGCCTGCGCGAAGAAACCGGCGCGCTGCTGGATCGGCTGGAGGCGCTGGCGCACGCTAGACTTTGA
- a CDS encoding DUF1120 domain-containing protein: MKSMIKRATAGLGGLLLCQAVLADNCVMRLSGEQLDYGVLNKGQFKRAKSGVLALGKRRMTLSVQCEQPSAIRLRLEAEPAAKGMALWNGKGHYRMSMGAAQLDGQPVLLAAVRTGQAALEQAAAEVAVDAEHKIWAVADGKPARGKLFTAQIWVDAQVTADTLRARDVEHLSSGGRLLLERDDR, from the coding sequence ATGAAGTCGATGATTAAGCGGGCAACGGCCGGTCTGGGCGGCCTGCTCTTGTGCCAGGCCGTGTTGGCCGACAACTGCGTGATGCGCTTGAGCGGCGAGCAGTTGGATTACGGCGTGTTGAACAAAGGCCAGTTCAAGAGGGCCAAGTCCGGGGTGTTGGCCTTGGGCAAGCGGCGGATGACGCTGAGCGTTCAATGCGAGCAGCCAAGCGCCATCCGGCTGCGGCTGGAGGCGGAGCCGGCCGCCAAGGGCATGGCCTTGTGGAACGGCAAGGGCCACTACCGGATGAGCATGGGCGCGGCGCAATTGGATGGCCAGCCGGTGTTGCTGGCCGCCGTGCGTACCGGACAGGCGGCGCTGGAGCAGGCTGCGGCGGAGGTGGCGGTGGACGCCGAACATAAAATATGGGCGGTGGCGGACGGCAAGCCGGCCCGCGGCAAGCTGTTTACCGCGCAAATCTGGGTGGACGCCCAGGTGACGGCCGATACGCTGCGCGCGCGCGATGTGGAGCATTTGAGCAGCGGCGGGCGCCTGTTGCTGGAGAGGGACGACCGTTAA
- a CDS encoding alpha/beta fold hydrolase: protein MTNEVLIRLLSQDQVSLALWKISSPASQPRHLFMTHGTFSDRRICLGLARHLAERGFTCWILEWRGHGDSQRDPPPFNFETVALFDVAAALRYLLEEEGVARLHCVTHSGGGLALAMCLLRHPHFNQAIGKIALFACQAGYAAQTPWRRLRLIGMREACRLAGRLPGKRLGIGVQDESWHMMRQWFDWNIHRRFNGADGFDYLRRLPQISAPILAVFAENDSLIAPPSACRQFLAAFKGQENQALFCSVAAGFSAGYNHARVMHSSSASKEVWPLLLDWLEKPEARALAAAT from the coding sequence ATGACAAACGAGGTGCTCATCCGGCTGCTCAGCCAAGATCAGGTCTCCCTGGCGCTGTGGAAGATCTCCAGCCCCGCCTCCCAGCCGCGTCATCTGTTCATGACGCACGGCACTTTTTCGGATAGGCGCATCTGCCTGGGCCTGGCGAGACATCTGGCGGAGCGGGGATTCACTTGCTGGATTCTTGAATGGCGCGGCCACGGAGACAGCCAGCGGGACCCGCCTCCTTTCAATTTTGAGACCGTCGCGCTGTTTGACGTGGCTGCGGCGCTGCGCTATCTGCTGGAAGAGGAAGGCGTCGCCCGCCTCCACTGCGTGACCCACAGCGGAGGGGGATTGGCGCTGGCGATGTGCTTGTTGCGCCATCCTCATTTCAACCAAGCCATCGGGAAAATAGCGCTCTTCGCCTGCCAAGCAGGCTATGCCGCCCAGACGCCCTGGCGACGGCTGCGCCTTATCGGCATGAGGGAAGCCTGTCGCCTGGCGGGCAGGCTGCCCGGGAAAAGGCTGGGAATCGGCGTTCAGGACGAGTCCTGGCACATGATGCGTCAATGGTTTGACTGGAACATCCACAGACGCTTCAATGGCGCAGACGGCTTTGATTATCTGCGGCGTTTACCGCAAATCTCAGCGCCCATCCTCGCGGTCTTTGCCGAAAACGACTCTCTCATTGCCCCGCCCTCCGCCTGCCGGCAGTTTCTGGCGGCCTTTAAAGGGCAAGAGAACCAGGCGCTATTCTGTTCGGTCGCGGCCGGGTTCAGCGCGGGCTACAACCATGCCAGGGTGATGCACTCCTCCTCCGCCAGCAAAGAGGTGTGGCCCTTGCTGCTGGACTGGCTGGAAAAACCCGAGGCCCGCGCGCTCGCCGCAGCGACTTGA
- a CDS encoding TOBE domain-containing protein, whose translation MLTSARNQFAGKVTAIHPGAVNDEIDLTLPGGEVITAVITQRSTANLGLTVGCDALAIIKAPWVILANPEAGIKLSTRNRLEGRVSALRPGAVNAEVEIKLNGGDALVAIVTQESADDLGLAVGKTIVAFFKASHVIVGVRI comes from the coding sequence ATGCTCACCAGCGCCCGTAATCAGTTCGCCGGCAAAGTCACCGCCATCCATCCCGGAGCGGTCAACGACGAGATCGACCTCACCCTGCCGGGCGGCGAGGTGATCACCGCCGTCATCACCCAGCGCAGCACCGCCAACCTGGGCCTGACCGTGGGCTGCGACGCGCTGGCCATCATCAAGGCCCCCTGGGTGATCCTGGCCAATCCCGAAGCCGGCATCAAGCTCTCCACCCGCAACCGCCTGGAAGGCCGGGTGTCCGCGCTGCGTCCGGGCGCGGTCAACGCCGAGGTCGAAATCAAGCTCAACGGCGGCGACGCCCTGGTGGCCATCGTCACCCAGGAGAGCGCGGACGACCTTGGCCTGGCCGTCGGCAAAACCATCGTCGCCTTCTTCAAGGCCTCCCACGTGATTGTCGGCGTCCGGATCTGA
- a CDS encoding fimbria/pilus outer membrane usher protein, with protein MAVWQERPAYCGRGEAWAGARLPTRPWKRRPLAAALLLALGATPSLALGAEAAEDAMFDADVLRARGLDPALAEYFRGKPRFAEGRQPVSLSLNGEALGEVEAEFDAQGQLCFSPALLEQARLQGPPPDEAEGVSVAPACYDFVGAWPQTQVQLNPNLNRVALLVPTAAILPQPQEEIQLESGGVGGMLNYDFSASSYQGLGSGSRSLSLDTEAGVNIGDWIVRSRQFYYSNNGQGQFSDLGAYAQRSFISQRARLQLGVINVDSPLFAAGQLLGAQWTPESGLEQGGPGARVEGVANSVARVEVRQAGVLIHIAQVPAGPFSFDHIRLNNRHVDLEVTVVESDGGERRFTVPAASLALDAAAPLGYSLAIGRLRDVADDGEEPLLLTGSGSWALGQRAQGTLGALGTPQYQALGLGADVGLGVDTTLSARGVASMAREEGVFGHQSNWAMSTRMSEAMSASLSASFQSEGYRDLGEATTAYGREQAGQARKRRTRAQYSASLGWSHQRAGSFRLSYSTSRSFDGHVSSRWLGSWGKSFKRMSLNLNVENGRNSFDGRRYQAWYLNFSLPLEKRRINSTVRSSGGDTSLNTSVSETVNEYWGYQLSAEQSRRGTGVSANVNVQPRYASARLGVGQNYAGRHFSAGLSGGLAFHRDGVTASPAQIQDSFGVLSTGKVSGVRVNTPGGAVWTDAGGRAVIPSLTAYDVSRLEVDVKSLPRTVELKNGYKELKVSRGAVRHVEFDVFQTRRVLLEVKDSLGQPLSAGGSVLTADNRFVTTVVEGGKVFLDNAEPGQVLTVTTSNGNRCQLDFALSETVDEQVFYEQLNAVCRAEA; from the coding sequence TTGGCGGTTTGGCAAGAGCGCCCGGCCTACTGCGGGCGTGGGGAGGCGTGGGCGGGTGCCCGGCTGCCGACAAGGCCCTGGAAACGCCGGCCGCTGGCGGCGGCCTTGCTGCTGGCCTTGGGCGCGACGCCGTCGCTGGCGCTGGGCGCCGAAGCGGCCGAAGACGCGATGTTCGATGCCGATGTTTTGCGCGCGCGCGGTCTGGACCCGGCCTTGGCCGAGTACTTCCGCGGCAAGCCGCGTTTTGCCGAGGGGCGTCAGCCAGTGAGTTTGTCGCTCAATGGCGAGGCATTGGGCGAGGTGGAGGCGGAGTTCGACGCGCAAGGCCAGCTTTGCTTCAGCCCGGCTTTGTTGGAACAGGCGCGCTTGCAAGGTCCGCCCCCGGATGAGGCGGAGGGCGTCTCCGTGGCGCCGGCCTGCTACGACTTTGTCGGCGCTTGGCCGCAGACCCAGGTGCAGCTAAACCCCAATCTGAACCGGGTGGCGCTGTTGGTGCCCACCGCGGCCATTCTGCCGCAGCCGCAAGAAGAGATTCAGCTGGAAAGCGGCGGCGTCGGCGGCATGCTGAACTACGACTTCAGCGCGAGCAGCTATCAGGGCCTGGGCAGCGGCAGCCGCAGCTTGTCGCTGGACACCGAGGCCGGCGTCAATATTGGCGACTGGATTGTGCGCAGCCGCCAGTTCTACTACTCCAATAACGGTCAAGGGCAGTTCAGCGATCTGGGCGCTTACGCCCAACGCTCCTTCATCTCCCAGCGCGCGCGTTTGCAGTTGGGTGTGATCAATGTCGACAGCCCGCTGTTTGCCGCCGGCCAGTTGCTGGGCGCGCAGTGGACGCCGGAGAGCGGCCTGGAGCAGGGCGGCCCCGGCGCGCGGGTGGAGGGCGTCGCCAATAGCGTGGCGCGGGTGGAGGTGCGGCAGGCGGGGGTGTTGATCCATATTGCGCAAGTGCCGGCCGGGCCCTTCTCTTTTGACCATATCCGCCTCAACAACCGCCATGTCGATCTGGAAGTGACGGTGGTGGAGAGCGACGGCGGCGAGCGGCGCTTCACGGTGCCGGCGGCAAGCCTGGCGCTGGATGCGGCCGCGCCGCTGGGCTATTCGCTGGCCATCGGCCGCTTGCGCGATGTTGCCGACGACGGCGAGGAACCCTTGCTGCTGACCGGCTCCGGCAGTTGGGCGCTGGGACAACGGGCGCAAGGGACGCTGGGCGCGCTCGGCACGCCGCAATACCAGGCCCTGGGCCTGGGGGCGGATGTCGGCCTGGGCGTCGACACGACCTTGAGCGCGCGCGGCGTGGCCTCCATGGCGCGGGAAGAGGGCGTGTTCGGCCATCAATCCAACTGGGCGATGAGCACGCGGATGAGCGAGGCGATGAGCGCCTCCTTATCGGCCTCGTTTCAATCCGAGGGCTACCGCGATCTGGGCGAGGCGACGACGGCTTACGGTCGAGAGCAAGCCGGCCAAGCGCGCAAGCGCCGCACCCGCGCCCAGTACTCCGCCTCCCTGGGCTGGAGCCATCAGCGCGCCGGCAGCTTCCGGCTGTCCTATTCCACCAGCCGCAGCTTTGACGGACATGTCAGCAGCCGCTGGCTGGGCAGCTGGGGCAAGTCTTTCAAGCGGATGTCGCTGAATCTGAACGTGGAGAACGGCCGCAACTCCTTTGACGGCCGCCGTTATCAAGCCTGGTATCTGAACTTCAGCCTGCCGCTGGAAAAACGCCGCATCAACAGCACGGTGCGTAGCAGCGGCGGCGACACCAGCCTGAATACCTCGGTCAGCGAAACCGTCAACGAGTATTGGGGTTATCAGTTGAGCGCGGAACAGAGCCGCCGCGGCACCGGGGTGAGCGCCAATGTCAACGTGCAGCCGCGTTACGCCAGCGCCCGGCTGGGCGTGGGGCAGAACTACGCCGGCCGCCATTTTTCCGCCGGGCTGAGCGGCGGCCTGGCCTTCCACCGCGACGGCGTCACCGCCTCCCCGGCGCAGATCCAGGACAGCTTTGGCGTGTTGTCCACCGGCAAGGTGTCCGGGGTACGGGTCAACACGCCGGGCGGCGCGGTATGGACCGACGCCGGCGGCCGCGCGGTGATCCCCAGCTTGACGGCTTACGACGTCAGCCGGCTGGAAGTGGATGTGAAAAGCCTGCCGCGCACGGTGGAACTCAAAAACGGCTACAAGGAGTTGAAAGTCAGCCGCGGCGCGGTGCGTCATGTGGAGTTCGACGTGTTCCAGACCCGCCGCGTGTTGTTGGAGGTCAAGGATAGCTTGGGCCAGCCGCTGAGCGCCGGCGGATCGGTGCTGACGGCGGACAACCGTTTCGTCACCACCGTGGTGGAGGGCGGCAAGGTGTTTCTGGACAATGCCGAGCCGGGGCAAGTTCTGACCGTGACCACGTCCAACGGCAACCGTTGCCAGCTGGATTTCGCGCTGTCGGAAACGGTGGACGAGCAGGTGTTTTACGAGCAGTTGAACGCGGTATGCCGGGCGGAAGCGTGA
- a CDS encoding DHCW motif cupin fold protein: MKISDLPFGISDWSALEPTQHAGETGCAYWRTQRFGDIRVRMVEYTPGYRADHWCVKGHILLCLEGVLHTTLADGRSFTLTPGLSYQVADDAEPHLSHTETGAKLFIVD, encoded by the coding sequence ATGAAAATATCCGATCTTCCATTCGGCATCAGCGATTGGTCCGCGCTGGAACCCACCCAGCATGCCGGCGAAACCGGCTGCGCCTATTGGCGCACCCAGCGCTTTGGGGACATCCGCGTCCGCATGGTGGAATACACGCCGGGCTACCGCGCGGATCACTGGTGCGTCAAAGGCCACATTCTGCTGTGTCTGGAAGGGGTGCTGCACACCACGCTGGCGGACGGCCGCAGCTTCACCTTGACGCCCGGCCTCAGCTACCAGGTGGCCGACGACGCGGAACCGCATCTGTCCCATACCGAAACCGGCGCCAAGCTGTTCATCGTCGATTAA